In Priestia megaterium NBRC 15308 = ATCC 14581, the following proteins share a genomic window:
- a CDS encoding IseA DL-endopeptidase inhibitor family protein, which translates to MEMKKFGIILASLALFFSLSTGVTAQAASQNLSTTNAVKIAANASNHFWNALHGSKGNLCTQKTFNYKGTQYSYLCQDFNTKSKLVSYLSETFTNSAIQKGLTNYRYITYNGKLARPVGDGFSMLEWNKAKAKLTYQRADVRSYQFTVPTVDGGSVKRTVTFYKSGSQWKVNKFDAVL; encoded by the coding sequence ATGGAAATGAAAAAATTTGGAATAATCTTAGCATCACTTGCTCTTTTCTTTTCACTAAGCACAGGAGTTACAGCTCAAGCAGCATCACAAAATCTATCAACGACTAATGCGGTAAAAATTGCAGCAAACGCAAGCAACCATTTCTGGAATGCACTTCATGGATCTAAAGGTAATTTATGTACTCAAAAAACATTTAATTATAAAGGCACTCAGTACTCATATCTTTGTCAAGATTTTAATACAAAAAGCAAACTAGTAAGCTACTTATCTGAAACTTTTACAAACAGTGCTATTCAAAAAGGATTAACAAATTATCGCTACATCACATATAACGGAAAGCTTGCTCGTCCTGTCGGTGACGGATTCAGCATGCTAGAGTGGAACAAAGCAAAAGCAAAACTAACTTATCAACGTGCCGATGTTCGCTCTTATCAATTTACGGTTCCAACAGTTGACGGAGGAAGTGTAAAACGCACCGTTACATTTTATAAATCTGGTTCACAGTGGAAAGTAAATAAGTTTGATGCTGTACTATAA
- a CDS encoding DedA family protein: MSSFVASILDFLTSLGYLGIALGLMIEIIPSEIVLAYGGYMISQGMISFPGAVIAGIIGGTIAQWFLYWIGAYGGRPFLQKYGKYLFIHDKHIDLAENWFNKYGAGVVFSARFVPVVRHAISIPAGIAKMPFWKFTSLTVLAMIPWSILFIYLGGKLGENWANIEDVASKYTLPFVVAAFVIIVLYFVFKRTRTKRV; the protein is encoded by the coding sequence GTGAGTTCATTTGTTGCGAGTATTTTGGATTTTTTAACGAGCCTTGGCTATTTAGGTATTGCGCTCGGCTTAATGATTGAAATCATTCCAAGTGAAATTGTACTAGCTTACGGAGGGTATATGATTTCTCAAGGCATGATTAGTTTTCCTGGAGCAGTCATTGCCGGAATTATTGGCGGAACGATTGCACAGTGGTTTTTATATTGGATTGGAGCCTACGGAGGACGTCCGTTTCTTCAAAAATACGGCAAGTACTTATTCATTCATGATAAGCATATTGATCTTGCGGAAAACTGGTTTAATAAATACGGCGCGGGTGTTGTTTTCTCCGCTCGTTTTGTCCCGGTTGTTCGACATGCAATTTCGATTCCTGCAGGTATTGCTAAAATGCCGTTTTGGAAGTTTACGTCTTTAACCGTGTTAGCGATGATTCCTTGGTCGATTTTATTTATTTACTTAGGCGGAAAGCTAGGCGAGAACTGGGCGAACATTGAAGACGTAGCAAGCAAATATACGCTTCCGTTTGTGGTTGCGGCATTTGTTATTATTGTTCTTTATTTCGTATTCAAACGCACGCGTACAAAACGCGTATAA
- a CDS encoding aminoglycoside phosphotransferase family protein, producing MYTLPQTFCDTITHLHSHKGQKWLTDFPQLIRYCEERWRINIHSHLPLSYHFVAPARKADGSELVVKLFVEPSELLHEQEALTALAGKNTLKIVDSDAEKGILMLEKLSPGCPLSSLSTKEEAALIAARLMKSLWRVPHSDSTIETAVKREKQLREYTQMYPSGIDFLSSETLQHALAVFSELNRTSQQLFLLHGDLHHDNILQSGEAWKIIDPKGLIGEKEYEIIPFLLNHLPKINVAETIDHRINIFVKELNVSKKRILLWGYAHSVLATCWLIEDRQDAASFSRAIEAFQHLFEYYYGHKK from the coding sequence ATGTATACGTTGCCTCAAACGTTTTGTGATACGATTACTCACCTTCACTCTCATAAAGGCCAAAAATGGTTAACTGACTTTCCTCAGCTTATTCGCTACTGTGAAGAGCGCTGGCGTATCAACATTCACAGTCACTTGCCTCTTTCTTACCACTTTGTTGCCCCTGCGCGCAAAGCAGATGGTAGCGAACTAGTTGTCAAACTCTTTGTAGAGCCTTCAGAGCTGCTTCATGAGCAAGAAGCACTGACAGCACTAGCTGGTAAGAACACGTTAAAAATAGTGGACAGCGATGCTGAAAAAGGCATTTTAATGCTTGAAAAGCTGTCTCCCGGATGCCCGCTTTCCTCTTTATCAACTAAAGAAGAAGCTGCGTTAATCGCTGCTAGGCTTATGAAATCTCTATGGCGCGTGCCTCACTCGGACTCCACTATCGAAACAGCCGTTAAAAGAGAGAAACAGCTTCGAGAGTATACACAAATGTATCCAAGCGGTATTGATTTTCTTTCTTCTGAAACGCTTCAACACGCACTAGCCGTTTTCTCTGAATTAAACCGCACTTCTCAGCAGCTTTTTTTGCTTCACGGCGACTTGCATCATGATAACATCTTACAGTCTGGTGAGGCGTGGAAAATAATTGATCCAAAAGGGTTAATTGGAGAAAAAGAGTACGAAATCATCCCTTTTCTTTTAAATCATCTGCCTAAGATAAATGTGGCAGAGACAATTGACCATCGAATCAATATATTTGTAAAAGAACTGAACGTAAGTAAAAAACGCATTTTACTGTGGGGATACGCTCATTCTGTGCTAGCCACGTGCTGGTTAATAGAGGACCGCCAAGACGCCGCTTCTTTTTCACGTGCTATAGAAGCATTTCAGCACTTATTTGAGTACTATTACGGGCATAAAAAATAA
- a CDS encoding glycosyltransferase 87 family protein — protein sequence MNILQKRTAFIVMAAFLLAFVFSIVSLSHYKGEEHLFSIQESHQLKKITSGISAPDNHSRDHRLPSVNGPTSPSNSGEHVTPFHNLSMDNGAGSQGANKDYETPLALYTVGFFIAAAFVYGLVKKKKWHHSIGHSRVILWSLLGTGLFIRIALIPWVGSHMDASLFKNWASVAANHFSNFYAKSGSDYPPFYIYILLIVGKVGSLPDFQQYFSLLIKIPPILADVVTSYLLYRLARKYLAPSFAYLLAMGYLFNPAILVNSTFWGQVDSFFTLLIVLAIVMITEKRIYASAVIFTAAVLMKPQAIIILPILLFELIRLKQLKHFFGIAFTAAFTAGVILLPFSAGKSPTWIIDLFSSTIGEYPYASVNAYNFFSLIGANYKDSSATLLFFSYHTWGLIFIVATTVFSWLIYIKGRSFKYAALAALIQISGVFTFSSSMHERYLFPAAALALLAYIYLKDKNLLYLSLGFSISIFMNTFFVLYGDSNMQNSTSYPFSMFATSMLNVLLVVYLVKVAWNLVQKSTVLKTA from the coding sequence ATGAACATACTACAAAAAAGAACGGCTTTTATCGTAATGGCTGCTTTTCTTTTAGCATTTGTTTTCAGTATCGTTTCACTATCACACTATAAAGGAGAAGAACATTTATTTTCGATTCAAGAAAGTCATCAGTTAAAAAAGATTACTAGTGGTATATCTGCTCCTGATAATCATTCTAGGGATCATCGTCTTCCTTCAGTAAACGGTCCTACTTCACCCAGCAATTCCGGAGAACACGTAACGCCTTTTCATAATTTATCTATGGATAACGGTGCCGGAAGTCAAGGAGCTAATAAAGACTATGAAACGCCGCTAGCTCTTTATACGGTGGGCTTTTTTATAGCAGCAGCTTTCGTTTACGGATTAGTAAAGAAAAAGAAATGGCATCATTCGATAGGGCATTCTCGCGTTATTTTATGGTCATTACTTGGCACTGGACTATTTATCCGGATTGCGCTGATTCCGTGGGTAGGCTCTCATATGGATGCATCTCTTTTCAAAAACTGGGCATCGGTTGCGGCTAATCATTTTTCAAATTTCTATGCTAAAAGCGGAAGCGATTATCCGCCGTTTTATATTTATATCTTGCTTATCGTTGGGAAAGTTGGCAGTTTACCGGATTTTCAGCAGTATTTTTCGCTGTTGATTAAAATCCCGCCTATTTTAGCGGATGTTGTCACATCTTATTTACTCTATCGTTTAGCTCGTAAATACTTGGCACCTTCTTTTGCATATCTGTTAGCAATGGGGTATTTATTTAACCCGGCCATTTTAGTTAATTCAACGTTTTGGGGACAAGTCGATTCATTTTTCACTTTGCTTATTGTCCTAGCAATTGTAATGATTACGGAAAAAAGAATTTATGCGTCGGCCGTTATTTTTACAGCAGCGGTCTTAATGAAGCCGCAGGCGATTATTATCCTGCCTATTTTGTTGTTCGAGCTCATTCGCCTGAAGCAACTGAAGCATTTCTTCGGGATTGCTTTCACTGCTGCTTTCACTGCTGGAGTGATTTTATTGCCTTTTTCAGCAGGAAAAAGTCCAACGTGGATTATTGATTTATTTTCATCCACCATTGGAGAGTACCCGTATGCTTCTGTTAACGCCTATAACTTTTTTAGTTTAATAGGCGCAAACTATAAAGACAGCTCTGCAACGCTGCTGTTTTTCAGCTATCATACGTGGGGACTTATTTTTATCGTCGCAACAACTGTTTTTTCATGGCTTATTTATATAAAAGGGCGCAGCTTTAAATACGCCGCTCTTGCAGCGCTGATTCAAATTTCCGGAGTATTTACGTTTTCTTCAAGCATGCATGAACGCTACTTATTTCCAGCAGCAGCTCTTGCTTTGCTCGCTTATATTTATTTGAAAGACAAAAACTTGCTTTACTTATCCCTTGGATTTAGCATCAGTATTTTTATGAACACTTTTTTTGTTTTATACGGTGACAGCAATATGCAAAACAGTACGTCCTATCCGTTTTCTATGTTTGCTACGTCTATGCTAAACGTTTTGCTTGTTGTTTATTTAGTAAAAGTTGCTTGGAATTTAGTCCAAAAAAGTACGGTTTTAAAAACTGCATAA
- a CDS encoding GNAT family N-acetyltransferase has product MSYVIKKEVPPFEQFAALHEASGLHKSKKGNYTKEQLFEAAANSWFRVGIYDNEQLIAFGRMISDGIYQALICDVMVDPAYQNKGLGKQIIQELLTKCQESGIESIQLFAAKGKHHFYKKLGFQEREEDAPGMSLVM; this is encoded by the coding sequence GTGTCCTACGTAATAAAAAAAGAGGTTCCGCCATTTGAGCAGTTTGCTGCTCTGCATGAAGCGAGCGGGTTACATAAAAGTAAAAAAGGAAATTATACAAAAGAACAGCTGTTTGAAGCCGCAGCCAACAGCTGGTTTAGAGTCGGTATTTACGACAATGAACAATTAATTGCATTTGGCCGTATGATTTCAGACGGAATTTACCAAGCGCTTATTTGCGACGTGATGGTGGATCCCGCATACCAAAACAAAGGGCTTGGAAAGCAAATTATTCAAGAGCTGTTGACGAAATGCCAAGAAAGCGGAATTGAATCGATTCAGCTGTTTGCTGCAAAAGGAAAGCATCATTTTTATAAAAAATTAGGGTTTCAAGAAAGAGAAGAAGACGCGCCAGGCATGTCGCTTGTTATGTAA
- a CDS encoding LLM class flavin-dependent oxidoreductase — MKVSILDQSPVSSHQTPAEALEASMQLAKAGDKLGYERYWIAEHHDLSGLACSAPEVMLGYIGAQTNRIRIGSGAVLLPHYKPYKVAETYNMLATLFPGRVDLGIGRAPGGSAEATNALSDNFLQQVFKMPELVKELLQFLDDKFPAEHEYAKLSASPLPPVSPEPWLLGTSKKSAELAARNGIAYTFGQFMSEQDGSAIIDQYKQAFQPRRTGDQPYAIVTVSVICAETTEQAHRIATSSLVWKIQQDKMEAKGVPSIKEAASYPLTEEEEKKMKKMKEAMIIGNPEEVHVRLQEVQARYGADELMLITITHDPADRLKSYELVAEKCKK; from the coding sequence ATGAAAGTAAGTATACTCGACCAATCGCCCGTTTCATCCCATCAGACCCCGGCGGAAGCGTTAGAAGCATCGATGCAGCTGGCCAAAGCGGGTGACAAGCTTGGCTATGAGCGCTACTGGATTGCAGAGCATCATGATTTGTCTGGACTTGCCTGCTCGGCTCCTGAAGTGATGCTTGGCTATATCGGCGCACAGACTAATAGAATTCGAATTGGATCGGGAGCGGTGCTGCTGCCTCACTACAAGCCGTATAAAGTAGCTGAAACGTATAACATGCTCGCAACGCTGTTTCCAGGGCGTGTTGATTTAGGGATTGGGCGCGCGCCGGGTGGATCGGCTGAAGCAACAAATGCGCTGTCGGATAATTTTTTACAGCAAGTATTTAAAATGCCTGAACTTGTTAAAGAGCTTCTTCAGTTTTTAGACGATAAATTTCCGGCTGAACATGAATACGCAAAGCTTTCAGCTTCGCCGCTGCCGCCTGTCTCTCCGGAACCTTGGCTGCTTGGCACAAGTAAAAAAAGTGCCGAGCTCGCCGCTAGAAACGGAATAGCCTATACGTTTGGACAGTTTATGAGTGAACAAGACGGTTCAGCTATTATTGATCAGTACAAACAGGCATTTCAGCCAAGACGGACTGGTGATCAGCCCTATGCGATTGTCACTGTATCGGTCATTTGCGCTGAAACAACGGAGCAAGCCCATCGCATCGCAACAAGCTCACTCGTATGGAAAATTCAGCAGGATAAAATGGAAGCAAAAGGTGTGCCTTCTATTAAAGAAGCGGCCAGCTATCCGCTGACAGAAGAAGAAGAGAAAAAAATGAAGAAGATGAAAGAAGCCATGATTATCGGAAACCCAGAAGAAGTACACGTCCGTCTTCAAGAAGTTCAAGCACGCTACGGAGCGGATGAACTCATGCTTATCACTATTACACACGATCCGGCTGACCGATTAAAATCATATGAGCTTGTCGCAGAGAAATGCAAAAAATAA
- a CDS encoding DUF3219 family protein gives MVQEIVLNDTPIQIYSYEQEIVKGKIKVSVDFKVTSEEYHDITTLLYKGTFHVNVPEEDLDFQGTIHQYSTSFTNLYEKGQVGDFSLSLIEVNE, from the coding sequence GTGGTACAAGAAATTGTATTAAATGATACGCCTATTCAAATTTACAGCTATGAACAAGAAATTGTAAAAGGCAAAATAAAAGTTTCAGTTGATTTTAAAGTAACAAGTGAGGAATATCATGATATTACTACACTTTTATATAAAGGTACTTTTCATGTAAATGTCCCGGAAGAAGATCTCGATTTTCAAGGAACGATTCATCAATACTCTACGTCTTTTACAAATTTATATGAAAAAGGCCAGGTAGGGGATTTTTCATTAAGTTTAATTGAAGTGAACGAATAA